The proteins below come from a single Lactobacillus johnsonii genomic window:
- a CDS encoding class II fructose-bisphosphate aldolase has protein sequence MAYLVNGNDIFKAARENHYAVGAYNTNNLEWTRALLRGAKETRTPLLIQVSTGAAKYMGGYKTVKDLVLNEMDNMDIDVPVILNLDHGDFESAKECIALGYSSVMFDGHNLPTDENLAKTKEIVKLAHERGISVEAEIGKIGENQGADGGELASVEDAKTFVAAGVDKLACGIGNIHGVYPEGWTGLNFDRLKEIAEAVPNEPLVLHGGSGIPQDQIEKAIQLGIAKININTEFQLAFQAATRKYIEDKMDLDKGNKGYDPRKLLRAGTDAITDSMKEMISWMGTAPIDSKESSVQFDEASLNEE, from the coding sequence ATGGCTTATTTAGTAAATGGTAATGACATTTTCAAAGCTGCTCGTGAAAACCACTACGCTGTAGGTGCATACAACACTAACAACCTTGAATGGACTCGCGCACTTTTAAGAGGTGCTAAGGAAACTAGAACTCCTTTATTGATTCAAGTTTCTACTGGTGCTGCTAAGTACATGGGTGGTTACAAGACTGTTAAGGACTTAGTTCTTAACGAAATGGACAACATGGATATCGATGTTCCAGTTATTTTGAACTTGGACCACGGTGACTTTGAATCAGCTAAGGAATGTATTGCACTTGGTTACTCATCAGTTATGTTTGATGGTCACAACTTACCAACTGACGAAAACTTAGCAAAGACTAAGGAAATCGTTAAGTTAGCTCACGAAAGAGGTATCTCTGTTGAAGCTGAAATCGGTAAGATTGGTGAAAACCAAGGTGCCGATGGTGGTGAATTAGCATCAGTTGAAGACGCTAAGACTTTCGTTGCCGCTGGTGTTGACAAGCTTGCTTGTGGTATTGGTAACATCCACGGTGTTTACCCAGAAGGTTGGACTGGCTTAAACTTCGATCGTTTGAAGGAAATTGCAGAAGCAGTTCCAAACGAACCACTTGTTCTTCACGGTGGTTCAGGAATTCCTCAAGACCAAATCGAAAAGGCAATTCAATTAGGTATTGCTAAGATTAACATCAACACTGAATTCCAATTAGCATTCCAAGCTGCAACTCGTAAGTACATCGAAGATAAGATGGACTTAGACAAGGGCAACAAGGGTTACGACCCACGTAAGCTTTTGAGAGCTGGTACTGACGCAATTACTGATTCTATGAAAGAAATGATTTCATGGATGGGTACTGCACCAATCGACTCAAAGGAATCATCAGTTCAATTTGATGAAGCTTCATTAAACGAAGAATAA
- a CDS encoding DUF2974 domain-containing protein — protein sequence MDNVLVYAAKEKRSFNEFPLNEVDSMIFSQLAYCNFDTLPQHHSLQSLASDEEIKTLAQGNLGGKNTEKLIKIMLENPRFKKLCWRNVVSKVDAKTQMQFNAVTFCIAEDQYYIAYRGTTATTIGWKENFNMSFNDWVPAHYFARSYYRKIKNLFSGKFYLGGHSKGGNLAFAVALNLKESDLSHIARIDCFDGPGFHNQERLKNRFLKLKGKIHKYIPQGSLIGILQDDLIGEKDYCTIVAAFGNSLLQHDMFTWHVIDDQFATVKQLDSTSEVSWKAIAEWLKNTNDTERKDFIEMLYLTVSDTNQIYFRKLLTLKTTYKLATRLIKNSSTQKNVWEPIIRKLFKAYVNSGAAAFSEQRKNQLSNFKRILDEQRNK from the coding sequence TTGGATAATGTGCTTGTATATGCTGCAAAAGAGAAGCGAAGTTTTAATGAATTTCCCTTAAATGAAGTAGATAGCATGATTTTTTCTCAATTAGCGTATTGTAATTTTGATACTCTTCCTCAGCATCATAGTTTACAAAGTTTGGCTTCTGATGAAGAGATTAAGACTTTAGCTCAGGGAAATCTTGGTGGAAAGAATACTGAAAAGTTAATCAAGATTATGCTAGAAAATCCCCGCTTTAAAAAACTATGTTGGCGCAATGTGGTTAGTAAAGTAGATGCAAAAACACAAATGCAATTTAATGCTGTTACATTTTGTATTGCAGAAGATCAATACTATATTGCATATCGGGGAACAACGGCTACTACCATCGGTTGGAAAGAAAATTTTAATATGTCTTTTAATGATTGGGTACCAGCTCATTACTTTGCTCGTTCTTATTATCGAAAAATCAAAAATTTGTTTTCAGGGAAATTTTATCTTGGTGGGCATTCAAAGGGCGGAAATTTAGCTTTTGCCGTTGCATTGAACCTAAAAGAATCCGACCTGTCACATATTGCTAGAATCGACTGCTTTGATGGACCAGGTTTTCATAATCAAGAACGATTAAAGAATAGATTCTTGAAGTTAAAGGGTAAGATTCATAAATATATTCCGCAAGGTTCATTGATTGGCATCTTACAAGATGATCTGATTGGAGAAAAAGATTATTGTACTATTGTGGCAGCTTTTGGAAATAGTTTGCTCCAGCATGATATGTTTACTTGGCATGTTATCGATGATCAATTTGCAACCGTAAAGCAATTAGATAGCACATCTGAAGTTTCATGGAAGGCAATTGCTGAATGGCTAAAAAATACAAACGATACGGAAAGAAAAGATTTTATTGAAATGCTCTATCTAACGGTGAGTGACACTAATCAAATTTATTTCAGGAAACTGTTAACGCTTAAGACGACATATAAATTAGCTACTCGTTTGATAAAAAATAGTTCTACCCAAAAGAATGTTTGGGAACCAATAATAAGAAAACTTTTTAAAGCTTATGTGAATTCAGGAGCAGCAGCTTTTAGTGAACAAAGAAAAAATCAATTATCAAACTTTAAAAGAATTTTAGATGAACAACGCAATAAATAG
- a CDS encoding putative polysaccharide biosynthesis protein, whose translation MENNTKNTKETMVKGSAWMTFGSIVSRILGALYIIPWYAWMGSHGNIANALTAKSYNIYSLFIIISTAGIPGAVAKQVAKYNALNEYDIGRKLFRRGLILMAMFGVICAAIMYFGAPILATDDIIGALLHGSKSDPRQVAVMRSLSYAVLIIPILSIMRGYFQGYADMMPPAMSQFVEQLARVIWMLLTAYIIMQVQHGSYVHAVVQSNLAAAIGAVFGILLLVWFLYRRRNELNALMEQSNHAIKISTAGIFWEIINQSIPFIIIDSGITLFQLIDQYTFHPMIAMFVHASSDQIESWYALFGLNANKLIMIIVSLATAMSVTAIPLLSGAHARRDYASISSQIENTLELFLFVMIPASLGMAAIATPIYTIFYGYDQLGSNVLYLSSFTAISLGLFTVLMAILQGLSENGLAIKYLVLGIIIKFAVQLPMIEFFKVYGPLLATNIGLIITIWLSLKHLKVRYRYNSSRTSRRFIGIAIFSMAMFVIVTGVVNFGGKIISPERRPTSFVLVTLAVIIGGLLYAFLTVKFGLAQKIIGPKVDRVLEKLHIRV comes from the coding sequence ATGGAAAACAATACTAAAAATACTAAAGAGACAATGGTCAAAGGCTCCGCATGGATGACTTTTGGCTCTATTGTGTCACGAATTTTAGGAGCATTGTATATTATTCCATGGTATGCCTGGATGGGAAGTCATGGAAATATTGCCAATGCTTTAACAGCGAAAAGCTATAACATTTATAGTTTATTTATTATTATTTCTACCGCAGGTATTCCCGGAGCGGTTGCCAAGCAGGTAGCAAAATATAATGCTTTAAATGAATATGATATTGGGCGAAAACTGTTTAGACGCGGCTTAATTTTGATGGCCATGTTTGGTGTGATTTGTGCGGCAATTATGTACTTTGGTGCTCCAATTTTAGCTACTGATGATATCATTGGTGCTCTTTTGCATGGGTCTAAAAGTGATCCGCGTCAAGTGGCCGTGATGAGAAGTCTTTCTTATGCAGTTTTAATTATTCCAATTTTGAGTATCATGCGTGGGTATTTTCAAGGTTATGCAGATATGATGCCTCCAGCTATGTCTCAATTTGTTGAACAATTGGCACGTGTAATATGGATGCTATTGACTGCTTATATTATTATGCAAGTTCAACATGGATCTTATGTTCATGCAGTAGTTCAATCAAATTTAGCTGCAGCTATTGGTGCGGTATTTGGAATTTTGCTCTTAGTATGGTTTTTATATCGTAGACGAAATGAACTAAATGCATTAATGGAGCAATCAAATCATGCAATTAAAATTTCTACTGCTGGAATTTTCTGGGAGATTATTAATCAATCTATTCCATTTATTATCATTGACTCTGGAATTACCTTGTTCCAATTAATTGACCAGTATACCTTTCATCCAATGATTGCTATGTTTGTTCATGCTAGTTCTGATCAAATTGAATCATGGTATGCCTTATTTGGATTAAATGCAAATAAATTAATCATGATTATTGTATCTTTAGCAACTGCAATGTCAGTAACTGCTATTCCGCTTTTATCAGGTGCCCATGCACGACGTGATTATGCCAGCATTTCTAGCCAAATTGAAAACACCTTGGAATTATTTTTGTTTGTTATGATTCCAGCTTCATTGGGTATGGCTGCTATTGCAACGCCGATTTATACAATTTTTTATGGCTACGATCAACTAGGTTCAAATGTCTTGTACTTATCATCATTTACGGCAATTAGTTTAGGCCTATTTACAGTTTTAATGGCAATTTTACAAGGTCTATCAGAGAACGGACTAGCTATAAAGTACCTGGTGTTAGGAATTATCATTAAATTTGCTGTCCAACTTCCGATGATTGAATTCTTTAAAGTATATGGACCACTCTTAGCTACAAATATTGGCTTGATTATTACCATCTGGCTTTCTTTAAAGCACTTAAAAGTTAGATACAGATATAATAGTAGTCGTACATCAAGACGGTTTATTGGAATTGCAATTTTTTCAATGGCAATGTTTGTGATAGTTACCGGGGTAGTTAATTTCGGTGGAAAAATCATTTCACCTGAACGTAGGCCAACCTCATTTGTTCTTGTTACACTTGCGGTAATTATTGGTGGCTTACTTTATGCCTTTTTAACAGTGAAATTTGGTTTAGCTCAAAAGATCATTGGACCAAAAGTTGATAGGGTATTAGAAAAATTACATATTAGAGTTTAA
- a CDS encoding D-alanyl-D-alanine carboxypeptidase family protein, giving the protein MRHAKKKSRKKYLWLISLVIAAICFFVWKNNFNSNRMPANYHADQVDLNVKAAVAINAKDGSTIYAKNANQSLPIASMSKLLTVYLTLQAIKEKKISWDTTVTPTQEIVDLGSNPDYASVPLRLGQKYTVRELYDAALIKSANNAARLLAIAVSGSETNFLNQMRQQARKWKLNNAKFVTVDGLPEKKKNFLGMTTTVENKMSANDMAIVARKLITNYPEILNTTKLARAYFQNTLMTNSNKMLNGLSYYDSTFPVDGLKTGTTDGAGSCFTCTVNKNGKRVITVILGAENDNERFVETKKLLSYCFN; this is encoded by the coding sequence ATGAGACATGCAAAGAAGAAATCTAGGAAAAAGTATTTATGGTTAATTAGCCTTGTAATAGCAGCTATTTGTTTTTTTGTATGGAAAAACAATTTTAACTCAAATAGAATGCCAGCTAATTATCATGCTGACCAAGTAGATTTAAACGTTAAAGCTGCCGTAGCAATTAATGCAAAAGATGGATCAACCATTTACGCTAAAAATGCTAATCAAAGCTTGCCGATTGCCTCAATGAGCAAGCTTTTAACCGTTTACTTAACTCTCCAAGCAATTAAAGAGAAAAAGATATCTTGGGACACAACGGTTACTCCGACTCAAGAAATAGTTGACTTGGGCTCAAATCCAGATTACGCAAGTGTTCCACTTAGGCTAGGACAAAAATATACCGTCAGAGAACTATACGATGCGGCTTTAATAAAGTCGGCAAATAATGCAGCTCGTTTACTCGCGATTGCAGTTAGTGGAAGCGAGACAAATTTTCTAAATCAAATGCGCCAGCAAGCTCGTAAATGGAAACTCAATAATGCTAAATTCGTAACTGTTGATGGTTTACCAGAGAAAAAGAAAAATTTTTTAGGGATGACGACAACAGTTGAAAATAAAATGAGTGCCAATGATATGGCGATTGTAGCAAGAAAATTAATAACTAATTATCCTGAAATTCTAAATACTACGAAACTAGCTAGAGCATATTTTCAAAATACTCTTATGACTAATAGTAATAAAATGTTAAACGGTCTCTCATACTATGATTCGACATTTCCTGTTGATGGTTTAAAGACGGGTACTACTGATGGCGCTGGTTCATGTTTTACTTGTACAGTGAATAAGAATGGAAAAAGAGTGATTACAGTAATTTTAGGTGCTGAAAATGATAATGAACGGTTTGTGGAGACAAAAAAGTTATTAAGTTACTGTTTTAATTAA
- the leuS gene encoding leucine--tRNA ligase produces MYNHKTVEKKWQKYWAEHDTFKTGTDPKKKNYYALDMFPFPSGKGLHVGHPEGYTATDIVSRMKRAQGYNVLHPMGWDAFGLPTEQYALKTGEDPEKVTKENIANFKKQLNKLGFSYDWDREVTTSDPNYYKWTQWVFEQMYKKGLAYEAEVPVNWSPDLGTVVANEEIIDGKTERGGYPVYRRNMRQWMLKMTAYADRLLEDLDDLDWPEPVKEMQRNWIGRSEGAQVTFKVKDSDKTFDVFTTRPDTLFGVSYTVLAPESKLVQEITTPEQKEAVDAYIKKIESKSDLERTDLNKDKTGVFTGAYAVNPVNGKEVPIWISDYVLASYGTGAVMAVPAHDDRDYAFATKFGLPINRVIEGGNLEKEAFGGDGKHINSEFLDGLNNEKAKKRMIEWLEDHNVGEKKVNYKLRDWDFSRQRYWGEPIPVIHWEDGTTSLVPEDELPLRLPHATDIKPSGTPESPLANLTDWVNVVDENGRKGKRETNTMPNWAGSSWYYLRYIDPHNDKELADYDLLKKWLPVDLYIGGAEHAVRHLLYARFWHKVLYDLGVVPTKEPFQKLYNQGLILKNHEKMSKSKGNVVNPDEVIDEYGADSLRMYEMFMGPLDASIDWDDNGPASTKKFLDRVWRLFVNDLDLKAIPQEKIVDENDGELDKVYAETVKKVTEDFEALHFNTAISQMMVFMNAAQKAKTIPREYAEGFVQLLAPVAPHMMEEIWSVFGHDESIAYAKWPEYDPAKLVESTVEIMVQVNGKLRGKFKAAKDSDKDTLEKESLALDHVQKFLEGKDVKKVIVIPNKIVNIVAK; encoded by the coding sequence TTGTATAATCACAAAACTGTAGAAAAAAAGTGGCAAAAATACTGGGCTGAGCATGATACTTTTAAGACAGGCACTGATCCTAAGAAAAAGAATTATTATGCTTTAGATATGTTCCCATTTCCATCTGGTAAAGGTCTTCATGTAGGACACCCAGAAGGATATACTGCAACTGATATTGTTTCAAGAATGAAGAGAGCTCAAGGCTATAACGTTCTTCATCCAATGGGCTGGGATGCATTTGGTCTTCCAACTGAACAATATGCCTTAAAGACTGGTGAAGACCCAGAAAAAGTTACTAAAGAAAATATTGCTAATTTTAAAAAGCAACTGAATAAGCTTGGTTTTTCGTATGATTGGGACCGCGAAGTTACTACTTCTGATCCAAATTACTATAAGTGGACTCAATGGGTTTTTGAACAAATGTATAAGAAGGGCTTGGCATATGAAGCTGAAGTTCCTGTTAACTGGTCTCCAGATCTAGGCACAGTTGTTGCAAATGAAGAGATTATTGATGGTAAAACTGAACGTGGTGGTTATCCAGTTTACCGTCGTAATATGCGTCAATGGATGCTTAAGATGACAGCTTATGCTGATCGCTTGCTCGAAGATTTAGATGATTTAGATTGGCCAGAGCCAGTTAAAGAAATGCAAAGAAACTGGATTGGTCGCTCAGAAGGAGCTCAGGTTACTTTTAAGGTTAAGGACAGTGATAAAACATTTGATGTGTTTACTACACGTCCTGATACCTTATTTGGTGTTAGTTACACTGTCTTAGCTCCTGAAAGTAAGTTAGTTCAAGAAATTACAACTCCTGAACAAAAAGAAGCTGTGGATGCTTACATTAAGAAAATTGAATCAAAGTCTGATCTAGAAAGAACTGATCTAAATAAAGACAAGACCGGTGTCTTTACTGGTGCCTATGCAGTTAACCCAGTAAATGGAAAAGAAGTTCCAATTTGGATTTCTGATTATGTTTTAGCAAGTTATGGTACCGGTGCAGTAATGGCGGTACCAGCTCATGATGATCGTGACTATGCTTTTGCAACTAAATTTGGCTTGCCGATCAATCGAGTTATTGAAGGTGGAAATTTAGAAAAAGAAGCCTTTGGTGGAGATGGTAAACACATCAATTCTGAATTCTTAGATGGCTTAAACAATGAAAAAGCTAAGAAGAGAATGATTGAGTGGCTTGAAGATCATAATGTAGGTGAAAAGAAAGTTAACTATAAACTTCGTGACTGGGACTTTAGTCGTCAACGTTACTGGGGTGAACCAATTCCTGTAATTCACTGGGAAGATGGTACTACTTCACTAGTTCCAGAAGATGAATTACCATTACGTTTGCCACATGCAACTGACATTAAGCCATCAGGTACTCCAGAAAGTCCACTTGCCAATTTGACTGATTGGGTAAACGTTGTTGATGAAAATGGTCGAAAAGGTAAGCGTGAAACTAATACTATGCCTAACTGGGCAGGTTCAAGTTGGTACTACTTACGCTATATTGATCCACATAACGATAAAGAATTGGCCGACTATGATTTACTTAAGAAGTGGCTCCCTGTAGATCTTTACATTGGTGGGGCAGAACACGCTGTTCGTCACTTACTCTATGCTAGATTTTGGCACAAGGTTCTTTATGACTTAGGTGTTGTGCCAACTAAAGAGCCATTCCAAAAGCTTTATAATCAAGGTTTGATTTTAAAGAATCATGAAAAGATGTCTAAGTCTAAAGGAAATGTTGTTAATCCTGATGAAGTAATCGATGAATATGGTGCAGATTCACTTAGAATGTACGAAATGTTCATGGGCCCATTAGATGCTTCAATTGATTGGGATGATAATGGTCCTGCATCTACTAAGAAATTCTTAGATCGTGTATGGCGCTTATTTGTTAATGATCTTGACCTAAAGGCAATCCCTCAAGAAAAAATTGTTGACGAAAATGATGGCGAACTTGATAAGGTATATGCCGAGACTGTCAAAAAGGTTACAGAAGACTTTGAAGCTTTACACTTTAATACTGCAATCAGTCAAATGATGGTCTTTATGAATGCAGCTCAAAAAGCTAAGACTATTCCACGTGAATATGCAGAAGGATTTGTACAACTTCTTGCTCCTGTTGCACCTCACATGATGGAAGAAATTTGGTCAGTATTTGGTCATGATGAATCTATTGCATATGCGAAATGGCCAGAATATGATCCTGCCAAATTAGTTGAATCAACAGTTGAAATTATGGTTCAAGTTAATGGTAAGCTTCGCGGCAAATTTAAGGCTGCTAAGGATAGTGATAAAGATACCTTAGAAAAAGAATCTCTTGCTCTTGATCATGTTCAAAAATTCTTAGAAGGAAAAGATGTCAAGAAAGTCATCGTTATTCCAAACAAAATTGTTAATATTGTTGCTAAGTAA
- a CDS encoding NAD(P)H-hydrate dehydratase — translation MKSISKELISRVIKKRKSATHKGNYGRLLLIGGSKKYGGALIMAAEGALNSGAGLVTVATDQVNIAALHTRDPEIMALNWDESVELKNLIKSSDVVICGMGLGLDEKAQQILGLVRDNITLKQTLILDASALDLIGQQTDLLPLNSKILIFTPHQMEWERLSGIKISDQSDELNQVALDKLVKNKNAILVLKSNHTKVYDQAGHIYLNPFGNPGMAIGGMGDTLAGIIGGFCGQFIPNLETVAAAVGIHSLTADKIAERKYIVRPTQLSAHLPEIMKQYEK, via the coding sequence ATGAAATCTATTTCAAAAGAATTAATCTCTAGAGTAATAAAGAAAAGAAAAAGTGCTACCCATAAAGGTAATTATGGCCGCTTACTCCTAATTGGAGGTAGTAAAAAATATGGTGGAGCACTGATTATGGCAGCAGAAGGCGCACTAAACAGTGGTGCAGGCTTAGTGACAGTTGCTACAGACCAAGTCAATATTGCCGCGTTACATACTAGAGACCCAGAGATTATGGCTCTTAATTGGGATGAAAGCGTAGAGTTAAAAAATTTAATTAAAAGCTCTGATGTAGTAATTTGCGGAATGGGTCTTGGATTAGATGAAAAAGCACAACAAATATTAGGACTAGTCAGAGATAACATCACCTTAAAGCAAACACTAATCTTAGATGCTAGTGCACTAGATTTAATTGGTCAGCAAACGGATTTACTACCATTAAATTCAAAAATTTTGATTTTTACTCCTCATCAAATGGAATGGGAGCGATTAAGTGGAATAAAAATTTCTGATCAAAGTGATGAACTAAATCAAGTAGCTTTAGATAAATTAGTTAAAAATAAGAATGCGATTTTGGTTTTGAAATCCAATCACACTAAAGTTTATGATCAAGCAGGGCATATTTATTTAAATCCTTTTGGTAATCCAGGAATGGCTATTGGTGGTATGGGAGATACATTAGCTGGAATTATTGGTGGATTTTGTGGTCAATTTATACCTAACTTAGAAACAGTGGCAGCTGCTGTGGGGATTCATTCTTTAACTGCTGATAAAATTGCAGAGAGGAAATATATTGTTCGACCAACCCAATTATCGGCTCATCTTCCAGAGATAATGAAGCAATATGAGAAATAA
- the argS gene encoding arginine--tRNA ligase gives MDFKQKVVDLVSEQVDLPKEKISMLIERPKNPKMGDYAFPAFALAKIEHKNPALIAKDIAEKISDDNFTSIQAVGPYVNFAIDHAKLVNATLNDVLTEKEHFGDQKLGEGNVPIDMSSPNIAKPMSMGHLRSTVIGNSIAKTLEKVGYTPIKINYLGDYGTQFGKLITAYRLWGNEEDVKKDPITNLFHYYVKFHEEAEKDPKLEDEGRAAFKKLENGDEEEIKLWKWFREVSLQEFNRIYKELGVTFDSYNGEAFFNDKMQPVVDELREKGLLEESRGAQVVKLGEDENPALILKSDGSSLYMTRDLAAALYRKKEYDFVMSLYVAGGEQTGHFKQLKQVLKKMGYDWSDNIHHIPFGLITQGGKKLSTRKGNVVFLDQVLKDAVSLAEQQIEEKNPNLSNKKQVAHDVGVGAVVFHDLKNDRMDNFDFDLEEVVRFEGDTGPYVQYTNARAQSILRKANKEISMDNLSLNDDWSFAVAKALADFPAIVEKASEKFEPSIIAKYALDLSKKFNKYYANVRILDEDDQLNARLALVQATSIVLTEALRLLGVNAPKEM, from the coding sequence GTGGATTTTAAACAAAAAGTCGTTGATTTAGTTAGTGAACAGGTAGATTTACCTAAAGAAAAAATTTCTATGTTAATTGAAAGACCAAAGAATCCTAAGATGGGTGATTATGCTTTTCCAGCATTTGCTTTGGCTAAAATTGAACATAAAAATCCTGCTTTAATTGCTAAGGATATTGCAGAAAAAATTAGTGATGATAATTTCACCAGTATTCAAGCAGTTGGACCATATGTAAACTTCGCAATTGATCATGCAAAATTAGTCAATGCAACTTTAAACGATGTTCTAACTGAAAAAGAACATTTTGGTGATCAAAAACTTGGAGAAGGGAATGTTCCAATTGACATGTCTTCTCCTAATATTGCTAAGCCAATGTCAATGGGACACCTACGTTCCACGGTGATTGGTAATTCAATTGCTAAGACTTTGGAAAAAGTTGGTTATACTCCAATTAAAATTAATTATCTTGGGGACTATGGTACCCAATTCGGTAAATTAATTACTGCTTACCGTTTATGGGGTAATGAGGAAGATGTGAAGAAAGATCCGATCACAAATCTTTTCCATTACTATGTTAAGTTCCATGAAGAAGCTGAAAAAGATCCTAAGTTAGAAGATGAAGGACGTGCTGCCTTTAAGAAACTAGAAAACGGTGATGAAGAAGAAATCAAATTATGGAAATGGTTCCGTGAAGTTTCCTTACAAGAATTTAACCGTATCTATAAAGAATTAGGAGTAACTTTTGATTCATATAACGGAGAAGCATTTTTCAACGATAAAATGCAACCAGTAGTTGATGAATTAAGAGAAAAGGGCTTACTTGAAGAATCTCGTGGAGCTCAAGTTGTTAAGTTGGGAGAAGATGAAAATCCAGCTTTAATTTTAAAATCTGATGGCTCTAGCCTTTATATGACTCGTGATTTGGCTGCTGCCTTATATCGTAAAAAAGAATATGACTTTGTTATGTCATTGTATGTTGCTGGTGGTGAACAAACTGGTCACTTTAAGCAATTAAAACAAGTTTTGAAGAAGATGGGGTATGACTGGTCAGATAACATTCACCACATTCCATTTGGTTTGATTACTCAAGGTGGAAAGAAATTATCTACTCGAAAAGGAAACGTTGTTTTCTTAGATCAAGTCCTAAAAGATGCAGTTTCTTTAGCAGAACAACAAATTGAAGAAAAGAATCCAAATCTATCTAATAAGAAGCAAGTTGCTCATGATGTTGGTGTGGGCGCCGTTGTATTCCATGACCTAAAGAATGATAGAATGGATAACTTTGATTTTGATTTGGAAGAAGTTGTTCGTTTTGAAGGGGATACTGGTCCATACGTTCAATACACTAATGCTAGAGCTCAAAGTATTTTACGCAAAGCTAATAAAGAGATCTCAATGGATAATTTAAGCTTAAATGATGATTGGTCCTTTGCAGTTGCAAAAGCATTAGCTGATTTCCCTGCTATTGTAGAAAAAGCTTCAGAAAAATTTGAACCATCAATTATTGCAAAATATGCCTTAGATTTAAGTAAGAAATTTAATAAGTATTATGCAAATGTTAGAATTTTAGATGAAGATGATCAACTAAACGCTCGTCTTGCATTAGTTCAAGCAACTTCAATTGTTTTAACAGAAGCTTTAAGACTTTTGGGTGTAAATGCACCTAAAGAAATGTAA